The Streptomyces europaeiscabiei genome window below encodes:
- the lipB gene encoding lipoyl(octanoyl) transferase LipB → MSGLRFVRMGFGTEAVEYQAAWDEQRRVHAARFTDEVPDTVLLLEHPPVYTAGRRTADNERPLDGTPVIDVDRGGKITWHGPGQLVGYPIQKLPRPVDVVAHVRRLEEALIRTCAEFGVETTRVEGRSGVWVLGDPVEQRLGGLSLDLDPRMTDDEFDPRMNGPEYAPSNAGQRREDRKIAAIGIRVAKGVTMHGFALNVNPDNKWFDRIIPCGIRDAGVASLAGELGRDIEIAEVLPVAERHLRDVLEDAELKPREVERASV, encoded by the coding sequence GTGAGTGGGTTGCGGTTCGTCCGCATGGGGTTCGGCACGGAGGCCGTCGAGTACCAGGCGGCGTGGGACGAGCAGCGCCGGGTGCACGCGGCGCGCTTCACCGACGAGGTCCCCGACACCGTGCTGCTCCTGGAGCACCCGCCTGTCTACACGGCCGGCCGGCGCACGGCCGACAACGAGCGCCCCCTCGACGGCACCCCCGTCATCGATGTCGACCGCGGCGGCAAGATCACCTGGCACGGTCCGGGCCAGCTGGTGGGCTACCCGATCCAGAAGCTTCCCCGCCCGGTGGACGTGGTGGCCCACGTACGACGTCTCGAAGAGGCCCTGATCCGTACGTGCGCGGAGTTCGGGGTGGAGACCACCCGGGTCGAGGGCCGCAGCGGCGTGTGGGTGCTCGGCGATCCGGTCGAGCAGCGGCTCGGCGGACTCTCCCTGGACCTGGATCCCCGGATGACCGACGACGAGTTCGATCCGCGGATGAACGGGCCGGAGTACGCGCCCTCCAACGCCGGGCAGCGGCGCGAGGACCGCAAGATCGCGGCCATCGGGATCCGGGTGGCGAAGGGCGTCACGATGCACGGCTTCGCTCTGAACGTGAACCCGGACAACAAGTGGTTCGACCGGATCATCCCCTGCGGGATCCGCGACGCCGGCGTCGCCTCCCTGGCGGGTGAGCTGGGCCGCGACATCGAGATCGCGGAGGTGCTTCCGGTGGCCGAGCGGCATCTGCGGGACGTGCTGGAGGACGCGGAGCTGAAGCCGCGCGAGGTCGAACGGGCGTCGGTGTAG
- the lipA gene encoding lipoyl synthase has translation MSAVAPDGRKMLRLEVRNSQTPIERKPEWIKTRAKMGPEYTKMQALVKSEGLHTVCQEAGCPNIYECWEDREATFLIGGDQCTRRCDFCQIDTGKPEALDRDEPRRVGESVVTMDLNYATITGVARDDLPDGGAWLYAETVRQIHEQTAGREDGRTKVELLAPDFNAVPELLEEVFASRPEVFAHNVETVPRIFKRIRPGFRYERSLKVITEARDYGLVTKSNLILGMGETREEVSEALRQLHDAGCELVTITQYLRPSVRHHPVERWVKPQEFVELKQEADEIGFSGVMSGPLVRSSYRAGRLYQMAIEKRGSYIASQAV, from the coding sequence GTGTCCGCAGTCGCACCCGACGGACGCAAGATGCTGCGCCTGGAGGTCCGGAACAGCCAGACCCCCATCGAGCGCAAGCCCGAGTGGATCAAGACCCGGGCGAAAATGGGCCCCGAGTACACGAAGATGCAGGCCCTGGTGAAGAGCGAGGGTCTGCACACGGTCTGCCAGGAGGCGGGCTGTCCCAACATCTACGAGTGCTGGGAGGACCGTGAGGCGACGTTCCTCATCGGTGGCGACCAGTGCACCCGGCGCTGCGACTTCTGCCAGATCGACACCGGCAAGCCCGAGGCGCTCGACCGCGACGAGCCCCGCCGCGTCGGCGAGTCCGTCGTCACCATGGACCTGAACTACGCCACCATCACCGGCGTCGCCCGTGACGACCTCCCCGACGGCGGCGCCTGGCTGTACGCCGAGACGGTCCGGCAGATCCACGAGCAGACGGCGGGCCGCGAGGACGGCCGGACCAAGGTCGAACTGCTGGCGCCCGACTTCAACGCCGTGCCGGAGCTCCTGGAGGAGGTCTTCGCCTCCCGCCCCGAGGTCTTCGCGCACAACGTCGAGACGGTCCCCCGGATCTTCAAGCGCATCCGCCCCGGCTTCCGCTACGAGCGCTCCCTGAAGGTCATCACCGAGGCCCGTGACTACGGTCTGGTCACGAAGTCGAACCTGATCCTCGGCATGGGCGAGACCCGCGAAGAGGTCAGCGAGGCGCTCCGGCAGCTGCACGACGCCGGCTGCGAGCTGGTGACCATCACCCAGTACCTTCGCCCGAGCGTCCGCCACCACCCCGTGGAGCGCTGGGTCAAGCCGCAGGAGTTCGTCGAACTGAAGCAGGAGGCCGACGAGATCGGCTTCTCCGGCGTGATGTCCGGCCCGCTCGTCCGCTCCTCGTACCGTGCCGGCCGCCTCTACCAGATGGCCATCGAGAAGCGCGGTTCCTACATCGCTTCGCAGGCCGTCTGA
- a CDS encoding DUF4191 domain-containing protein gives MARKESAADAANPGRLKQIALTYKMTRKADKKIGLVLATVGIFTFGVFLAIGFLIGHPIYLGALGLLLAFLATAIVFGRRAERAAFGQMEGQPGAAAAVLDNVGRGWTTTPAVAMNRSQDVVHRAVGKAGIVLVAEGNPNRVKTLLAAEKRKMARIVADVPVHDLVVGTGEGRTELKKLRTTMLKLPRVLSGPQVTATNDRLRAMGDLMSNMPLPKGPMPKGMRMPKGGPKAR, from the coding sequence ATGGCGAGGAAGGAATCCGCAGCGGACGCTGCGAACCCCGGGCGACTCAAGCAGATCGCCCTGACATACAAGATGACCCGCAAGGCCGACAAGAAGATCGGTCTTGTACTCGCGACTGTCGGAATCTTCACCTTCGGTGTCTTCCTCGCGATCGGTTTCTTGATCGGTCACCCCATCTATCTCGGCGCTCTGGGCCTCCTGCTCGCCTTCCTCGCGACGGCGATCGTCTTCGGACGACGGGCCGAGCGGGCCGCGTTCGGGCAGATGGAGGGCCAGCCGGGTGCGGCGGCCGCGGTGCTGGACAACGTGGGCCGTGGCTGGACCACGACCCCCGCGGTGGCGATGAACCGCAGCCAGGACGTGGTGCACCGGGCCGTGGGCAAGGCCGGCATCGTCCTGGTCGCCGAGGGCAACCCGAACCGGGTGAAGACCCTGCTGGCCGCCGAGAAGCGGAAGATGGCCCGCATCGTGGCGGACGTCCCGGTGCACGACCTGGTCGTGGGCACCGGTGAGGGCCGGACCGAGCTGAAGAAGCTCCGCACGACCATGCTCAAGCTGCCGCGCGTCCTCTCCGGCCCCCAGGTGACCGCCACCAACGACCGGCTGCGCGCCATGGGCGACCTGATGAGCAACATGCCGCTCCCCAAGGGCCCGATGCCCAAGGGCATGCGCATGCCCAAGGGCGGCCCGAAGGCCCGCTGA
- a CDS encoding RDD family protein gives MDKRQALGSWLSGPRAAAEDAGIDFGYRGEQLGLPEEGAGSIARPGRRLGALAVDWGLCLLIAYGLITDGYDQATSNWALLIFFLLHTLTLGTVGFTPGKRLFGLRVVAQDTGTVNPWRALARTALLCLAIPALVWDRDGRGLHDRLARTVEVRI, from the coding sequence CCGCTGCGGAGGACGCCGGAATCGACTTCGGATACAGGGGAGAGCAGCTCGGCCTGCCGGAGGAGGGGGCCGGCTCCATCGCCCGCCCCGGCCGCCGTCTCGGCGCCCTGGCCGTGGACTGGGGCCTCTGCCTCTTGATCGCATACGGCCTGATCACCGACGGCTACGATCAGGCCACCAGCAACTGGGCCCTGCTCATCTTCTTCCTGCTCCACACCCTCACGCTGGGCACGGTGGGCTTCACCCCGGGCAAGCGCCTCTTCGGCCTCCGCGTCGTCGCCCAGGACACCGGCACCGTGAACCCCTGGCGCGCCCTCGCCCGGACGGCCCTGCTGTGCCTCGCCATCCCCGCCCTCGTCTGGGACCGCGACGGCCGGGGCCTGCACGACCGGCTGGCGCGGACGGTGGAGGTGCGGATCTAG
- a CDS encoding SCO2195 family GlnR-regulated protein, translating to MQAAPVHATPIPSITGALRAVESLLMSSGQRTARRNAWTSVLEDRRRAKDRVEVERVLEAVVASRTS from the coding sequence ATGCAGGCCGCACCCGTCCACGCCACACCGATCCCGTCGATCACCGGTGCACTCCGTGCCGTCGAGTCGCTGCTCATGAGCAGCGGTCAGCGCACGGCCCGTCGCAACGCCTGGACCTCCGTCCTGGAGGACCGCCGCCGCGCCAAGGACCGTGTCGAGGTCGAGCGCGTCCTCGAAGCGGTCGTCGCCTCACGCACCTCGTAA
- a CDS encoding regulator codes for MTERPAQRTPNRQLAALIAEAGFSNAGLARRVDQLGLEHGLDLRYDKTSVTRWLRGQQPRGTTPALIAEVFTRRLGRRLTAQDLGLDACAPVYAGLEFAATPEEAIDIVGGLWRKDSGSHAELRKIAFTPAGLVVPSRDWLIGRADDRVGRGDPGATRVPPQGRPVVPRQRSQTERGPGQKVTGGDIAALRSVGELFRALDDAYGGGHARQALVRYLEHEAEPMLRGAYGEQVGRRLFAAAADLTRLAGWTSYDIGAHGLAQRYFVQALRLAQAAGDRAYGAYVLVTMSRQAVYLGHGREAVQLARVAQQGVGSAVPPVVQSLLHSVEARGHAVLGEVRASTAALVRAERALETARPGDEVPYWARFFDEAQLADEFGHSHRDLQQYRAAAQHAERSLQLRAPAYARSRLFSRVVLASARLGLGELDQACQLGAEAAGQAAEMRSVRAVEYVRDFERRLEPYRDAAPVRGYRDKVAALG; via the coding sequence ATGACGGAACGACCCGCGCAGCGCACCCCCAACCGCCAGCTCGCCGCCCTCATCGCAGAAGCGGGGTTCTCGAACGCGGGACTAGCGCGCCGTGTGGACCAGCTCGGTCTCGAACACGGCCTCGACCTCAGATACGACAAGACGTCGGTCACCCGCTGGTTGCGCGGTCAGCAGCCCCGGGGCACGACGCCCGCACTCATCGCCGAGGTGTTCACCCGCCGCCTCGGCCGCCGGCTCACCGCCCAGGACCTCGGCCTGGACGCCTGTGCCCCCGTCTACGCGGGCCTGGAGTTCGCCGCGACCCCCGAGGAGGCCATCGACATCGTCGGCGGGCTGTGGCGCAAGGACTCCGGCAGCCACGCCGAGCTTCGCAAGATCGCGTTCACCCCGGCCGGACTGGTCGTCCCCAGCCGGGACTGGCTGATCGGCCGTGCCGACGACCGGGTGGGCCGGGGTGATCCGGGCGCGACCCGGGTCCCCCCGCAGGGCCGTCCGGTCGTCCCCCGGCAGCGCAGCCAGACCGAGCGCGGCCCCGGCCAGAAGGTCACCGGCGGGGACATCGCCGCCCTCCGCTCGGTCGGGGAGCTGTTCCGCGCCCTCGACGACGCGTACGGCGGCGGCCACGCCCGCCAGGCCCTCGTGCGCTACCTGGAGCACGAGGCCGAGCCCATGCTGCGCGGCGCCTACGGCGAGCAGGTCGGCCGACGGCTGTTCGCGGCCGCCGCCGACCTCACCCGGCTGGCCGGCTGGACCTCGTACGACATCGGCGCGCACGGTCTCGCCCAGCGGTACTTCGTGCAGGCGCTGAGGCTGGCGCAGGCGGCGGGGGACCGGGCGTACGGGGCGTACGTGCTCGTCACGATGAGCCGGCAGGCGGTGTACCTGGGGCACGGCCGGGAGGCGGTGCAGCTCGCGCGCGTCGCCCAGCAGGGTGTCGGGTCGGCCGTGCCGCCGGTGGTGCAGTCGCTGCTGCACTCCGTCGAGGCGCGGGGGCACGCGGTGCTCGGCGAGGTACGGGCCTCCACGGCCGCGCTGGTACGGGCCGAGCGCGCCCTGGAGACGGCCCGCCCCGGGGACGAGGTCCCGTACTGGGCGCGGTTCTTCGACGAGGCCCAGCTCGCCGACGAGTTCGGCCACAGCCACCGCGACCTCCAGCAGTACCGGGCCGCGGCCCAGCACGCCGAGCGCTCCCTGCAGTTGCGGGCGCCCGCCTACGCCCGCAGCCGTCTCTTCAGCCGTGTCGTGCTCGCCTCCGCCCGCCTCGGCCTCGGCGAACTCGACCAGGCCTGTCAGTTGGGCGCCGAGGCCGCCGGCCAGGCCGCCGAGATGCGGTCCGTGCGAGCCGTGGAGTACGTCCGCGACTTCGAGCGCCGTC